One genomic region from Campylobacter concisus encodes:
- a CDS encoding primosomal protein N', translating to MHYYILAFYGLNLAPLTYESDQKLEKFQGVKASLRGKILTAFVLKETSKPEFKTSKILEILPINLTSMQSELAIFISKYYTCELGVSLNLFEPNDTITADQIYENQNFNVAPKLSEKQQEALEFLNKRKISLIFGDTGSGKSEIYIAKIREILNAGSQALFLMPEISLTPQMQKRLEGFFGEAVAVWHSKITPKKKEKILQDIKSGKVRLVAGARSALFLPLERLKLIIIDEEHDDSYKNTGSKPHYNARDLTLFLTGKFDLQVVLGSATPSLTSFYKQEHFRLKGTYFDSQKNYIFDESETGISEILKDEISKTLANKKQAVICLPTRANFKYLVCKNCGETLKCPFCSIGMSYYKKQNILKCQYCEHKMAVPKTCHQCGSEMIEAKKIGTSELLERLQAEFANARIAKFDRDEITTQNKLVKALKEFNDGKIDILLGTQMLSKGHDYHNVELAVIMGFDELLNFPDYKARERTLALAMQVAGRAGRNGVGRVIIQSKQREFFESYISDYDSFLKDEIDYRKELYPPFTRLLRIIISHKDEHIAKNTMNEFVQRIEPLRSDELEIIGYGKCQIEYLGSKFRYEILLRSNSHIPLLKAANLCKSELSDIDIDPVNFS from the coding sequence ATGCATTATTATATACTCGCATTTTATGGGCTAAATTTAGCCCCACTCACTTATGAAAGTGATCAAAAACTAGAAAAATTTCAAGGCGTAAAGGCTTCTTTAAGAGGCAAAATTCTTACTGCCTTTGTCCTAAAAGAGACAAGCAAGCCAGAGTTTAAAACAAGTAAAATTTTAGAAATTCTACCGATTAATCTAACTTCAATGCAAAGCGAATTGGCAATATTTATCTCAAAATATTACACATGCGAGCTTGGCGTCAGCCTAAATTTATTTGAACCAAATGACACTATTACAGCAGATCAAATTTATGAAAATCAAAATTTTAATGTGGCACCCAAACTAAGCGAAAAACAGCAAGAGGCTTTGGAATTTTTAAATAAACGTAAAATTTCACTCATCTTTGGCGACACTGGAAGCGGAAAAAGCGAGATTTATATCGCTAAGATCAGAGAAATTTTAAACGCAGGCAGCCAAGCACTATTTTTGATGCCTGAAATTTCGCTTACACCACAGATGCAAAAGCGTCTTGAGGGCTTTTTTGGCGAGGCAGTAGCAGTCTGGCACTCAAAGATCACGCCAAAGAAAAAAGAGAAAATTTTACAAGATATAAAAAGTGGCAAAGTTAGGCTCGTTGCAGGTGCGAGGTCGGCTTTATTTTTGCCACTTGAGAGGCTAAAACTTATCATCATCGACGAAGAACACGACGATAGCTATAAAAATACAGGCTCAAAGCCACACTACAACGCAAGAGATCTCACCCTTTTTCTAACTGGTAAATTTGACCTGCAAGTGGTGCTTGGAAGTGCCACGCCAAGCCTTACTAGCTTTTACAAGCAGGAGCATTTTCGCTTAAAAGGGACATATTTTGATTCGCAAAAAAATTATATTTTTGATGAGAGCGAGACTGGAATTAGTGAAATTTTAAAAGATGAAATTTCAAAGACACTCGCAAATAAAAAGCAAGCTGTCATCTGCCTGCCAACAAGGGCAAATTTTAAATATCTAGTCTGCAAAAACTGCGGTGAGACGCTAAAGTGCCCTTTTTGCAGCATCGGTATGAGCTATTACAAAAAACAAAACATACTAAAGTGTCAATACTGCGAGCACAAAATGGCTGTGCCAAAGACCTGCCATCAGTGCGGCAGCGAGATGATAGAAGCCAAAAAGATCGGTACCAGCGAGCTACTTGAAAGGCTGCAAGCTGAGTTTGCAAACGCTAGGATCGCTAAATTTGACCGAGATGAGATCACTACGCAAAACAAGCTCGTAAAGGCCTTAAAAGAATTTAACGACGGTAAAATAGATATCTTGCTTGGCACGCAGATGCTAAGCAAAGGTCACGACTACCACAACGTCGAGCTTGCTGTCATTATGGGCTTTGACGAGCTTTTAAACTTTCCTGATTATAAAGCCAGAGAAAGAACGCTCGCTCTTGCTATGCAAGTAGCTGGCAGAGCTGGCAGAAACGGAGTTGGCAGGGTCATCATACAAAGCAAGCAAAGAGAATTTTTTGAGAGCTACATCAGTGATTATGACTCATTTTTAAAAGATGAGATAGATTATAGAAAAGAGCTTTATCCGCCATTTACTAGGCTTCTTCGCATTATCATCTCACATAAAGATGAACACATAGCAAAAAATACAATGAATGAATTTGTGCAAAGAATAGAACCTTTAAGAAGCGATGAACTTGAGATCATAGGATACGGAAAGTGCCAGATAGAGTATCTTGGAAGTAAATTTAGATATGAAATTTTACTTCGCTCAAACTCTCATATACCTCTTTTAAAAGCTGCAAACCTTTGCAAAAGCGAGCTTAGCGATATTGATATAGACCCGGTCAATTTTAGTTAA
- a CDS encoding MFS transporter, translated as MKKAENLKYLMGLGHFCGDINQSALGAMLPFFIASYHYDYATAASLVTATNLASSLIQPLIGRLSDKKELPYVIPLGLLLAGGSMSLTGFITNYYLILVCVMISGIGAALFHPSAVRIVNYASNAKNRAKSISIFSFGGNLGFVVGPILVAVFVGNFGLKGTLIFIIPQIFLTLLYLKKGKFIKALEGNHKKQISQTTSALKDDLGAFLRLCVCIFSRSIVAFGFTAFFSIYLIKIFGISKEVANVNLSLFFAAGAVSTLFGGALADRYGLVRLIKISLSIAAPLVVLMLFIDNYALFFAASMCVSACISLLALQSPLRSFICQIKSA; from the coding sequence ATGAAAAAGGCGGAAAATTTAAAGTACCTAATGGGGCTTGGGCACTTTTGTGGCGACATAAACCAAAGTGCGCTTGGCGCGATGCTGCCCTTTTTCATCGCAAGCTACCACTACGACTACGCAACAGCCGCCTCGCTCGTGACCGCCACAAATTTAGCAAGTTCGCTCATCCAACCACTTATCGGCCGCCTAAGCGACAAAAAAGAGCTACCATACGTCATCCCGCTTGGGCTGCTGCTTGCGGGCGGGAGCATGAGCCTAACTGGCTTTATCACAAACTACTACCTCATCTTAGTTTGCGTGATGATAAGCGGTATCGGCGCCGCGCTCTTTCACCCAAGCGCCGTAAGGATCGTAAACTACGCCTCAAACGCCAAAAATAGAGCCAAAAGCATAAGCATATTTTCTTTTGGTGGCAACCTTGGCTTTGTAGTTGGTCCCATTTTAGTTGCCGTTTTTGTGGGAAATTTTGGTCTAAAAGGGACGCTAATCTTCATCATACCTCAAATTTTTCTAACACTTTTGTACCTTAAAAAGGGCAAATTTATAAAAGCATTAGAGGGCAATCACAAAAAGCAAATTTCACAAACGACAAGCGCTTTAAAAGACGATTTGGGCGCATTTTTAAGGCTTTGTGTCTGTATATTTTCACGCTCCATCGTAGCCTTTGGTTTTACAGCATTTTTTAGCATATATCTCATCAAAATTTTTGGCATCAGCAAAGAGGTCGCAAATGTAAATTTAAGCCTGTTTTTCGCCGCAGGTGCGGTATCTACGCTATTTGGCGGAGCGCTAGCGGATAGATACGGTCTAGTTAGGCTCATCAAAATAAGCCTAAGTATCGCCGCACCGCTAGTAGTGCTAATGCTCTTTATCGACAACTACGCGCTGTTTTTTGCGGCCTCCATGTGCGTGAGTGCTTGCATCAGCCTTTTAGCCCTTCAATCGCCCTTGCGCAGCTTTATTTGCCAAATCAAATCGGCCTAG
- a CDS encoding type II secretion system protein: protein MKRRAYTLLELIFIVVILGILSTVAIPRLFFSRSDATISNAKTQLAAIRSGISLKYNDNILQAKPEFPQKLDDGDPSKLFKNVINIPIKDSGSKNGWHRISDDKYTFRLDGKVANFKYDKNTGDFGCSDENEICKSIQ from the coding sequence ATGAAAAGACGAGCTTACACCTTGCTTGAGCTAATATTTATAGTAGTTATACTAGGTATTTTAAGCACAGTCGCTATACCTAGACTATTTTTTTCTAGAAGTGATGCTACCATCTCAAATGCCAAAACTCAACTTGCCGCTATAAGAAGTGGAATTTCACTAAAATACAATGACAATATCTTGCAGGCAAAGCCAGAATTTCCACAAAAACTAGACGATGGCGATCCAAGCAAACTCTTTAAAAATGTTATAAATATACCGATAAAAGATAGTGGCAGTAAAAATGGCTGGCACAGAATAAGCGATGACAAATACACATTTAGGCTAGATGGCAAAGTAGCAAATTTCAAATACGACAAAAATACTGGCGATTTTGGTTGCAGTGATGAAAATGAAATTTGCAAATCAATTCAGTAA
- a CDS encoding ComEC/Rec2 family competence protein, whose product MDKGEQELTATVISSYEKLGDDGKKRQILKLRTDEFLFYTLGAKTDDFKAGDNIFLSVINLDVSFKDYLASSFYMPSFSREKLPQKATLNINQKLQSLIYTQHENSKISQLYSALFLGTSIDGKLRDDVSHLGIAHLIAISGYHLGFISAVIFFVFRPLLKFLYARFLPFRNYNFDLAIVVFIVLSFYFFIIGFIPSFLRAFLMSILGFYCMLKGVKILNFKTLFIVALVSLSLFPQLLFSVGFYFSLMGVFYIFLYFKHLKDKFSPFIHLILLNLYVCFAMEICVLYFFPLISLQQLSVLAINYIFSIFYPLSAALHIASYGDIFDGLLNNVLNFRLSSTKIFVPAIIFIFYNIASLLAIKFRSIFYILPLLGLLCFAIASYKIYA is encoded by the coding sequence ATGGACAAAGGCGAACAAGAGCTAACAGCAACCGTGATTTCTAGCTACGAAAAGCTTGGAGATGACGGCAAGAAAAGGCAAATTTTAAAGCTTAGGACTGATGAGTTTTTATTTTATACGCTTGGAGCCAAAACAGATGACTTTAAAGCTGGAGACAATATATTTCTAAGCGTCATAAATTTAGACGTTAGTTTTAAAGACTATCTTGCTTCCTCCTTTTACATGCCTAGCTTTTCACGCGAAAAACTGCCACAAAAAGCCACGCTAAATATCAACCAAAAACTACAATCACTAATCTACACCCAGCATGAAAATAGTAAAATTTCACAGCTCTACTCGGCTCTATTTTTAGGCACAAGTATTGACGGCAAGCTAAGAGATGACGTCTCGCACCTTGGTATAGCGCATCTTATAGCCATAAGTGGCTATCATTTAGGTTTCATAAGTGCGGTTATATTTTTTGTATTTAGGCCGCTTTTAAAATTTTTATATGCGAGATTTTTACCTTTTAGAAACTACAACTTTGATCTAGCCATTGTCGTTTTTATAGTCTTGTCATTTTACTTTTTTATAATAGGCTTTATACCAAGCTTTTTGCGAGCATTTTTAATGAGCATTTTAGGATTTTATTGCATGTTAAAAGGCGTCAAAATTTTAAACTTCAAGACACTTTTTATAGTAGCGCTTGTTAGCTTGTCGCTCTTTCCGCAGCTACTTTTTAGCGTAGGTTTTTACTTTTCACTCATGGGCGTTTTTTACATATTTTTATATTTTAAACATCTAAAAGATAAATTTTCTCCCTTCATTCATCTTATACTTTTAAATTTATATGTTTGCTTTGCAATGGAAATTTGCGTGCTTTATTTCTTTCCACTCATTAGCTTACAGCAGCTTAGCGTCCTTGCTATCAACTACATCTTTAGCATTTTTTATCCATTAAGCGCCGCACTTCATATCGCTTCGTATGGCGACATTTTTGATGGATTGCTAAATAATGTTTTAAATTTTAGACTAAGCTCGACTAAAATTTTCGTGCCAGCCATTATTTTTATCTTTTATAATATCGCTTCACTTCTAGCTATAAAATTTAGATCAATATTCTACATTTTACCGCTGCTTGGGCTCTTGTGCTTTGCTATTGCTAGCTATAAAATTTACGCCTAA
- the uvrB gene encoding excinuclease ABC subunit UvrB, translated as MNKFEISSKFSPSSDQARAIKEIVKSVKLGNKYQTLLGVTGSGKTFTMANVIRELNMPTLIMTHNKSLAVQLYSEFKGFFPKNHVEYFISYYDYYQPEAYIPRSDLYIEKDSSVNEELERLRLSATASLLSFDDVVCVASVSANYGLGNPSEYQGMVAYLNVGDKINQRALLQKLVDMGYKRNDNYFDRGDFRVNGDVVDIYPAYYNDEALRVEFFGDEIDSMYHFDVLDNKRLKDISKFTLYATSQFIVGADRLKIAMKEIEEELDARLKEFNEQGKLVEAQRLKQRVEFDLEMMASTGMCKGIENYARHLTGQKAGETPYSMFDYFEISGENYLVIVDESHVSLPQFRGMYAGDRSRKEVLVEYGFRLPSALDNRPLKFDEFISKKAKFLFVSATPNEYELGISQGHVYEQILRPTGLLDPLIEIKDSDNQVEALFDEAKAVIARGERVLVTVLTKKMAEELSRYYIELGVKVKYMHSDIDAIERNEIIRGLRSGEFDMLIGINLLREGLDLPEVSLIAIMDADKEGFLRSTTSLIQTMGRAARNVNGKVLMFAKKITKSMKEAIDTTTARRKFQDEYNKAHGITPHSASRNIEESLHVEDDGEIYKRGKNLEKMPASERAAIVKELRKQMLEAAAQLEFEKAAALRDEIAKMRKL; from the coding sequence ATGAACAAATTTGAAATTTCATCTAAATTTAGTCCAAGTAGCGACCAGGCAAGAGCGATAAAAGAGATAGTAAAAAGTGTAAAATTAGGTAACAAATATCAAACACTTTTAGGTGTCACAGGGTCCGGCAAAACTTTCACCATGGCAAACGTAATACGTGAGCTAAATATGCCAACTCTGATAATGACGCATAACAAATCCTTAGCTGTACAGCTTTACAGCGAATTTAAGGGCTTTTTCCCAAAAAACCACGTCGAGTACTTCATAAGCTACTACGACTACTACCAGCCAGAGGCCTACATCCCAAGAAGCGACCTATATATTGAAAAGGATAGCTCAGTAAATGAGGAGCTTGAGCGCCTACGCCTCTCTGCGACGGCTAGTTTGCTAAGCTTTGATGACGTCGTCTGCGTGGCCTCAGTCTCCGCAAACTACGGCTTAGGTAATCCTAGCGAATACCAAGGCATGGTCGCATACCTAAACGTCGGCGATAAAATCAACCAGCGCGCGCTACTGCAAAAGCTAGTGGATATGGGCTACAAGCGCAATGACAACTACTTTGACAGGGGTGACTTTCGTGTAAATGGCGATGTGGTCGATATCTACCCAGCTTACTACAATGACGAAGCGCTAAGGGTCGAGTTTTTCGGTGATGAGATCGACTCGATGTATCATTTTGACGTGCTTGATAACAAGAGACTCAAAGACATTTCTAAATTTACTCTTTATGCCACCAGCCAGTTCATCGTGGGCGCTGATAGGCTAAAGATCGCTATGAAAGAGATCGAGGAGGAGCTTGATGCGCGCTTGAAAGAGTTTAACGAGCAGGGCAAGCTAGTTGAGGCGCAGAGACTAAAGCAGAGAGTTGAATTTGACCTTGAGATGATGGCAAGCACTGGTATGTGTAAAGGTATCGAAAACTATGCTCGTCATTTAACTGGACAAAAGGCTGGCGAGACGCCGTACTCGATGTTTGACTACTTTGAGATAAGTGGCGAGAACTATCTGGTCATCGTCGATGAGAGTCACGTGAGTTTGCCACAGTTTAGGGGCATGTATGCAGGCGATAGGAGCCGCAAAGAGGTGCTTGTGGAGTATGGATTTCGCTTGCCTTCAGCACTTGATAACAGGCCGCTTAAATTTGACGAGTTTATAAGCAAAAAGGCGAAATTTCTCTTTGTCTCAGCCACGCCAAACGAGTACGAGCTTGGTATAAGCCAGGGGCACGTCTATGAGCAAATTTTGCGTCCTACTGGACTACTAGATCCGCTCATTGAGATAAAAGATAGTGACAATCAGGTTGAGGCACTATTTGATGAGGCAAAGGCGGTTATCGCTAGAGGTGAGCGTGTGCTGGTCACGGTGCTAACTAAAAAGATGGCCGAGGAGCTAAGCCGCTACTACATCGAGCTTGGCGTCAAGGTCAAGTATATGCACTCAGACATCGACGCGATTGAGCGAAATGAGATCATTAGAGGGCTTAGAAGCGGCGAATTTGACATGCTAATAGGCATAAATTTGCTCCGTGAGGGGCTTGACCTGCCCGAAGTGAGCCTAATAGCCATAATGGACGCCGATAAAGAGGGCTTTTTGCGCTCGACAACGAGCCTTATACAGACGATGGGGCGTGCAGCTAGAAATGTAAATGGCAAGGTGCTAATGTTTGCTAAAAAGATAACAAAATCAATGAAAGAGGCGATCGATACGACGACTGCTAGGCGTAAATTTCAAGATGAGTACAACAAAGCTCACGGCATCACGCCGCACTCTGCCAGCAGAAATATCGAAGAGAGCTTGCACGTCGAAGATGATGGTGAAATTTACAAGCGTGGTAAAAATTTAGAGAAGATGCCAGCTAGTGAGCGAGCTGCGATCGTAAAAGAGCTAAGAAAGCAGATGCTTGAAGCGGCGGCGCAGCTTGAGTTTGAGAAGGCGGCGGCATTACGTGACGAAATAGCAAAGATGAGAAAACTTTAA
- a CDS encoding cell division protein ZapB, protein MFEDNAILTTLTDKVNDLITKYDELCKTNEELRNEIVTLKAQNEAKSNQIMRLEEDLDKKNTEADDVMRKIEAVLGR, encoded by the coding sequence ATGTTTGAAGACAACGCTATCTTAACCACACTAACTGATAAAGTAAATGACCTAATCACAAAATATGATGAGCTTTGCAAAACAAACGAAGAATTGCGTAACGAGATCGTAACTTTAAAAGCACAAAATGAGGCAAAAAGCAATCAAATCATGCGTTTAGAAGAGGATCTTGACAAGAAAAATACCGAAGCCGACGATGTAATGAGAAAAATCGAAGCTGTCCTTGGCAGATAA
- the ispG gene encoding flavodoxin-dependent (E)-4-hydroxy-3-methylbut-2-enyl-diphosphate synthase, translated as MQRYPTKQIKIRDVLIGGDAPISVQSMTFSKTKDVKGTLEQIQRLYFAGCDIVRCAVFDKEDASALKQIVAGSPIPVVADIHFNHTYALIVSEFVDAIRINPGNIGSAKNIKAVVDACKQRNLPIRIGVNSGSLEKQFEDRYGRTVEAMVESAMYNIKLLEDFDFTDIKISLKSSDVERTMQAYRALRPKTNYPFHLGVTEAGTTFHATIKSAIALGGLLLEGIGDTMRVSITGELEEEIKVAKAILKDSGRQKEGLNIISCPTCGRLQADLMAAVKLVEEKTKGIKEPLNVSVMGCVVNAIGEAKGADVAIAFGKGNGMIMRHGEVVARLPESELVDRFLQEIDDEIKSRD; from the coding sequence TTGCAACGATACCCGACAAAACAGATAAAAATTCGCGATGTTTTAATAGGCGGTGACGCACCGATCTCCGTGCAGTCGATGACATTTTCAAAGACAAAGGACGTAAAAGGAACGCTAGAGCAGATACAAAGGCTATATTTTGCAGGCTGTGACATCGTGCGCTGCGCAGTTTTTGACAAAGAGGACGCCAGCGCGCTAAAACAAATCGTCGCCGGCTCACCCATCCCAGTCGTTGCAGACATTCATTTTAACCACACCTACGCGCTTATAGTTAGCGAATTTGTCGATGCTATCCGCATAAATCCAGGCAACATCGGCTCAGCTAAGAATATAAAAGCAGTCGTTGATGCCTGCAAACAGCGAAATTTACCTATCCGCATAGGTGTAAATTCTGGCTCGCTTGAAAAGCAGTTTGAGGATCGCTATGGCCGCACAGTTGAGGCGATGGTGGAGAGTGCTATGTATAACATCAAGCTTCTTGAGGATTTTGACTTTACAGATATCAAAATTTCACTTAAATCAAGCGACGTTGAACGCACGATGCAAGCTTATAGAGCACTTCGTCCAAAGACAAACTACCCATTTCACCTTGGTGTAACAGAGGCAGGTACAACATTTCACGCGACTATCAAGTCCGCGATCGCACTTGGTGGGCTTTTACTTGAAGGTATCGGCGATACGATGAGAGTTAGCATTACAGGCGAGCTTGAAGAGGAGATCAAAGTCGCAAAGGCGATCTTAAAAGATAGTGGCCGCCAAAAAGAGGGACTAAATATCATCTCATGCCCAACTTGTGGGCGTTTGCAAGCTGATCTCATGGCAGCAGTAAAGCTCGTAGAAGAAAAAACAAAAGGTATAAAAGAGCCGCTAAACGTTTCAGTCATGGGCTGCGTGGTAAATGCGATCGGCGAGGCAAAGGGCGCAGATGTTGCCATAGCATTTGGAAAAGGCAATGGCATGATAATGCGTCACGGCGAAGTAGTCGCAAGGCTGCCTGAGAGCGAGCTTGTGGATAGATTTTTACAAGAGATCGATGACGAGATAAAAAGTAGAGACTAA
- a CDS encoding EamA family transporter, with the protein MNKLIFVTILWAFSFSLIGEFLAGKVDSYLAVFIRVALASLVFLPFTKFRGISPKLAFGIMAIGAVQIGLMYLFYYNSFLYLSVPEVALFTIFTPFYVTLIYDAFSFKFRPLYLFSVGVAVFGALVIKYGAINDGVLKGFLLVQAANICFGTGQSAYKALLEKFDVDQKNVFGYFHFGAFFVAVVALLTLGNPAKFSLTSTQILVLLWLGVVASGLGYFMWNKGACEVDSGVLAIMNNALIPAAIIVNLVFWQKDTDLTRLILGAVIMYISLIIHNKIMKFYGMKIA; encoded by the coding sequence TTGAATAAACTGATCTTTGTAACCATTTTATGGGCGTTTAGCTTTAGTTTGATAGGTGAGTTTTTAGCTGGCAAGGTTGATAGTTATTTGGCTGTTTTTATTCGGGTTGCGCTTGCTAGCTTAGTCTTTTTGCCATTTACAAAATTTCGTGGCATCAGCCCAAAGCTAGCATTTGGCATCATGGCGATCGGAGCGGTGCAAATAGGGCTTATGTATCTATTTTATTACAATTCATTTTTGTATCTAAGCGTGCCAGAAGTAGCACTTTTTACCATTTTTACGCCGTTTTACGTGACGCTCATATACGACGCATTTAGCTTTAAATTTAGGCCACTTTATCTATTTAGCGTTGGCGTTGCGGTTTTTGGAGCTTTGGTTATAAAATACGGCGCTATAAACGATGGTGTATTAAAGGGGTTTTTGCTAGTGCAAGCAGCAAATATCTGCTTTGGGACAGGACAGAGTGCTTATAAGGCACTTTTAGAAAAATTTGACGTGGATCAAAAAAATGTCTTTGGCTACTTTCACTTTGGAGCATTTTTTGTAGCTGTAGTTGCGCTTCTTACTCTTGGCAATCCAGCCAAATTTTCACTTACTTCAACTCAAATTTTAGTGCTTCTCTGGCTTGGTGTGGTCGCTAGTGGGCTAGGGTATTTTATGTGGAACAAAGGTGCTTGCGAGGTTGATAGTGGCGTGCTTGCTATCATGAATAATGCTCTCATTCCAGCTGCCATCATCGTAAATTTAGTCTTTTGGCAAAAGGACACAGACTTAACTAGGCTAATTTTAGGCGCTGTTATAATGTATATATCTTTGATAATTCACAACAAGATAATGAAATTTTATGGTATGAAGATCGCTTAG
- a CDS encoding replicative DNA helicase yields MAKQRVNEIEFTNLYDIDMERAILSSILQNNDILGEIFDIVKAKDFYLKGHSQIYDAMVACLNSDDPITMPFLKNRLGEKYDEELILDILGTNSLIDIQKYANELREKSIKRSLVKIAHNIPSKVNEDKPSRDMVDDLSQEFYSLIEGGSTGVIKEGKEIIMKMMDHINAQALLGEKDIVGLDTGFKKLNEMIKGFKNGDLIIVAARPGMGKTTLCLNFMSQVLKNNAGVVFFSLEMPAEQIMMRMLASKTSIPLQDIMTAKMDDEALARFSDACEEFAASKLFVHDSGYVNIHQVRTQMRKLKAMHPEISLCVIDYIGLMMSTNNYADRHVQIAEISRGLKLLARELDMPIIALSQLNRSLESRANKRPMLSDLRESGAIEQDADIILFVYRDEFYLEQEEKEKEKRASAEGKEYKSNHVFNKLQEKAEIIVGKNRNGETGSVDVLFQKQHSRFEDMSAMPVSDVSFEG; encoded by the coding sequence GTGGCAAAGCAAAGAGTTAACGAGATAGAATTTACCAACCTTTACGACATTGATATGGAGCGAGCTATACTAAGCTCCATTTTGCAAAACAACGATATTTTAGGTGAAATTTTTGACATTGTTAAGGCAAAGGATTTTTATCTAAAAGGGCATTCGCAAATATATGATGCAATGGTAGCATGCCTAAATAGCGATGATCCCATAACTATGCCATTTTTAAAAAATAGACTTGGCGAAAAATACGACGAAGAGCTAATACTGGATATTTTGGGCACAAATTCCCTAATAGACATTCAAAAATATGCAAACGAACTAAGGGAAAAATCTATAAAACGAAGTCTTGTAAAGATCGCTCACAATATACCAAGCAAAGTAAATGAAGATAAGCCAAGCCGCGATATGGTCGATGATCTTAGCCAGGAATTTTACTCTTTGATAGAAGGTGGAAGCACTGGAGTTATAAAAGAAGGCAAAGAGATCATCATGAAAATGATGGATCATATTAATGCTCAAGCCTTGCTTGGCGAAAAAGATATTGTTGGACTTGATACTGGATTTAAGAAGCTAAATGAGATGATAAAGGGCTTTAAAAATGGTGACCTCATCATCGTTGCAGCTCGTCCTGGTATGGGAAAGACGACACTTTGTTTAAATTTTATGAGTCAGGTTCTAAAAAATAATGCTGGAGTTGTTTTCTTCTCGCTTGAGATGCCAGCTGAGCAGATAATGATGAGAATGCTAGCAAGCAAGACCTCTATCCCGCTTCAAGACATAATGACTGCAAAGATGGATGATGAAGCGTTGGCTAGATTTAGCGATGCTTGCGAGGAATTTGCGGCTAGCAAGCTTTTTGTGCATGATAGCGGCTATGTAAATATCCATCAAGTAAGAACACAAATGCGAAAACTAAAGGCTATGCATCCTGAAATTTCACTTTGTGTGATCGACTACATCGGTCTTATGATGAGTACAAATAACTACGCTGATCGTCACGTCCAAATAGCTGAAATTTCTCGTGGATTAAAGCTTTTGGCACGTGAGCTAGATATGCCAATCATCGCTCTTTCTCAGCTAAATAGAAGCCTAGAATCTCGCGCAAACAAACGCCCTATGCTAAGCGATCTAAGAGAGTCAGGTGCGATCGAGCAAGATGCTGATATTATTCTTTTTGTTTATAGAGATGAGTTTTATCTAGAACAAGAAGAAAAAGAGAAAGAAAAACGCGCAAGTGCCGAGGGCAAAGAGTACAAGAGCAATCACGTCTTTAATAAACTTCAAGAAAAGGCCGAGATCATAGTTGGCAAAAATAGAAATGGCGAAACTGGCTCAGTTGATGTGCTCTTTCAAAAGCAACACTCAAGGTTTGAAGATATGTCTGCAATGCCAGTATCTGATGTTTCATTTGAAGGCTGA